From Solanum lycopersicum chromosome 8, SLM_r2.1, the proteins below share one genomic window:
- the LOC101250036 gene encoding aspartic proteinase CDR1-like produces the protein MEINNKSFTLIPMLVLLLFVHFSLISCGENINSFTLDLIHRDSPLSPFHNPSNTPYERLQHALYQSFSRASFLKKKYVNPIESTLIPSGGEYLMKISIGTPPIDTLVIADTGSDLTWTQCKPCVNCFKQLTPIFNPKKSSSYKTIGCNNKLCQGSLCNNSRCNYEVSYGDQSHTMGDLSIETFTFSSTSSQNVSIPNIVFGCGHDNGGTFPNVTSGIIGLGGGNVSIVNQMHQQIKGKFSYCLIPLESLLDNSNATSHINFGNCATVSGPNVVSTPLIKKEPSTFYYLNLERISIGNRTVEFNSFPVVVGGDDDPGNIIIDSGTTLTYVPDAFYLNLESMLILSINATKKDDPSSSFRLCYESNKNGTIDVPKIVAHFTNADLELSTSNIFTKVVEGIVCLTIVPGGNQISIFGNLAQANFLIGYDLKANKVSFKPTDCTKY, from the coding sequence ATGGAGATTAATAATAAATCTTTCACTCTTATCCCAATGTTAGTTCTTCTATTATTCGttcatttttctttgatttcttgTGGTGAAAATATTAATAGCTTCACTCTGGATCTTATCCATCGCGATTCTCCTCTTTCACCTTTTCACAACCCATCAAACACTCCATATGAACGCCTTCAACATGCCTTATATCAATCATTCTCCCGAGCTtcctttttaaagaaaaaatatgttaatcCAATCGAATCGACTCTTATTCCAAGTGGAGGTGAATACCTCATGAAAATCTCAATTGGAACTCCCCCAATAGACACTCTTGTCATTGCTGATACTGGTAGTGACTTGACATGGACACAATGTAAGCCTTGTGTTAATTGTTTCAAACAATTGACACCTATTTTCAATCCCAAGAAGAGTTCTTCTTATAAAACCATTGGTTGTAACAATAAACTTTGTCAAGGGTCACTATGTAACAATAGTAGATGTAATTATGAAGTGAGTTATGGTGATCAATCTCACACTATGGGTGATCTTTCTATTGAAACTTTCACATTTTCTTCTACTTCTAGTCAAAATGTTTCAATTCCTAATATTGTGTTTGGTTGTGGACATGACAATGGTGGCACATTTCCCAATGTCACTTCTGGTATCATTGGCTTAGGTGGTGGCAATGTATCAATTGTCAACCAAATGCATCAACAAATCAAAGGGAAATTCTCTTATTGTTTAATACCATTGGAATCATTGTTAGATAATTCCAATGCAACTAGTCACATCAACTTTGGCAACTGTGCAACTGTATCTGGTCCTAACGTTGTTTCAACTCCCTTGATTAAAAAGGAACCATCTACATTTTATTATCTAAATTTAGAACGTATCAGCATAGGAAACAGGACAGTGGAATTCAATTCTTTTCCCgttgttgttggtggtgatgatgatccAGGTAACATTATAATTGATTCTGGCACGACATTAACCTATGTGCCTGACGCTTTTTACTTGAATTTGGAATCGATGTTAATCCTTTCGATCAATGCTACTAAGAAGGACGATCCATCGAGCTCTTTTCGTTTGTGTTACGAGTCTAATAAGAATGGTACAATCGATGTTCCAAAGATTGTTGCACATTTTACAAATGCAGATTTAGAGTTGTCAACTTCAAACATTTTTACAAAAGTGGTGGAAGGCATTGTTTGTTTGACAATAGTGCCAGGAGGAaatcaaatttctatttttggaaatttagcACAAGCCAATTTTCTAATTGGGTATGATCTTAAGGCTAACAAAGTGTCCTTTAAACCTACAGATTGTACTAAGTATTAG
- the LOC101249192 gene encoding aspartic proteinase CDR1-like, producing the protein MEINTKSFTLMLALLSFFHLSIVSGRKSINGFTLDLIHRDSPQSPYHDPSKTPFERLQKAFHRSFSRASFLGRKSVDSIESTLTPNKGEFLMKIAIGTPPIDTFVNADTGSDLTWTQCEPCYNCFKQLTPIFNPKNSSSYKTINCHNKLCQKSRCNNNTCNYVVIYGDLSHTIGDLSIETFTFSSTSSQNISIPNIVFGCGHDNGGTFPNVTSGIIGLGGGNASIVNQMHNEIKGKFSYCLIPLELLLDSSNATSHINFGDNAVVSGPDVISTPIYKKEAPTFYYLNLKGVSIGNKTLEFKSSPTSQPEYDRGNIVIDSGTTLTYVPDEFYSNLESLLMLSINATRKDDPFRRLDLCYESNENGTIDVPKIVAHFTNADLELSTSNIFTKVVEGIVCLTIVPGGTNQISILGNLAQANFLIGYDLKANKLSFKPTDCTKH; encoded by the coding sequence ATGGAGATCAATACTAAATCTTTTACTCTTATGTTGGCTCTTTTATCCTTCTTTCATCTTTCTATAGTTTCTGGTCGTAAAAGTATAAATGGCTTCACTCTAGATCTTATACATCGCGATTCTCCTCAATCACCTTATCATGATCCATCAAAAACACCATTTGAACGCCTTCAAAAGGCCTTCCATCGATCATTCTCCCGTGCTTCCTTTTTGGGGAGGAAAAGTGTTGATTCAATCGAATCGACCCTTACACCAAACAAAGGTGAATTCCTCATGAAAATAGCCATTGGTACTCCCCCAATAGACACTTTTGTCAATGCTGACACTGGTAGTGACTTGACATGGACACAATGTGAGCCTTGTTACAATTGTTTCAAACAATTGACACCTATTTTCAATCCCAAGAATAGCTCATCTTATAAAACTATTAATTGTCACAATAAACTTTGTCAAAAGTCAAGATGTAACAATAATACATGTAATTATGTAGTGATTTATGGTGACCTATCTCATACTATTGGTGATCTTTCTATTGAAACTTTCACATTTTCTTCTACTTCTAgtcaaaatatttcaattccTAATATTGTGTTTGGTTGTGGACATGACAATGGTGGCACATTTCCCAATGTCACTTCTGGTATCATTGGCTTAGGTGGTGGCAATGCCTCAATTGTCAACCAAATGCATAATGAAATCAAAGGGAAATTCTCTTATTGTTTGATCCCATTGGAATTATTGTTAGATAGTTCCAATGCAACTAGTCACATCAACTTTGGTGACAATGCTGTCGTGTCTGGTCCTGACGTCATTTCAACTCCCATCTATAAAAAGGAAGCACCTACATTCTACTATCTAAATTTGAAAGGTGTCAGCATTGGAAACAAGACATTAGAATTCAAATCTTCTCCGACTTCTCAACCTGAATATGATCGAGGAAACATTGTAATTGATTCTGGCACAACGTTAACTTATGTGCCTGATGAATTTTACTCGAATTTGGAATCGTTGTTGATGCTTTCGATCAATGCTACCAGGAAGGATGATCCCTTTAGGAGACTTGATTTGTGTTATGAGTCTAATGAGAATGGTACTATTGATGTTCCAAAGATTGTTGCACATTTTACAAATGCAGATTTAGAGTTGTCAACTTCAAACATTTTTACGAAAGTGGTGGAAGGCATTGTTTGTTTGACAATAGTGCCAGGAGGAACAAATCAAATTTCTATACTTGGAAATTTGGCACAAGCCAATTTTCTAATTGGATATGATCTTAAGGCCAACAAATTGTCCTTTAAGCCTACAGATTGCACTAAGCACTAA
- the LOC101250323 gene encoding aspartic proteinase CDR1-like, protein MNINTLIPMLVFLFHLSLVSCHKSVNGFTLDLIHRDSPLSPHHNPSNTPFERLQNALYRSSSRASFFKKNSHVNSIESTIIATDGEYLMKISIGTPPVDIFAFADTGSDLTWTQCEPCLDCFKQLAPLFNPKNSSSYKTIGCKNELCPNVGFLLCKNDICNYKETYGDNSYAIGELSSETFTFPSTSGENVSIPNIAFGCGHNNKGTFTNVTSGIIGLGGGKASIINQINQQIKGKFSYCLIPFESSTTNSSITSHINFGDTAIVSGPGVVSTPLIRLNTFYVLSLESISIGNKTLPFKSSKLSSITPQGNIIIDSGTTLTYVPVHFYADMEKILVDSINATRKLDPSKSYSLCYASENGTIDVPKIVVHFTNADLELPQTNTFVQVDEGLVCFTMVPDEDVSILGNLSQMNFLIGFDLVANKVSFLPSDCTKH, encoded by the coding sequence atgaatattaataCTCTTATCCCtatgttagtttttttatttcatctttctttagtttcttGTCATAAAAGTGTAAATGGCTTCACTCTAGATCTTATACATCGCGATTCTCCTCTCTCGCCTCATCACAATCCATCAAACACTCCATTTGAACGCCTTCAAAATGCCTTGTATCGATCATCCTCCCGAGCTtccttttttaagaaaaactcTCATGTTAATTCAATCGAATCGACTATTATTGCAACCGATGGTGAATACCTCATGAAAATCTCAATTGGAACTCCTCCAGTAGATATTTTTGCCTTTGCTGACACTGGAAGTGACTTGACATGGACACAATGTGAGCCTTGCCTTGATTGTTTCAAACAATTGGCACCTCTTTTCAATCCCAAGAATAGTTCTTCTTATAAAACTATTGGTTGTAAAAATGAACTTTGTCCAAATGTAGGGTTTCTCTTATGTAAGAATGATATATGTAATTATAAAGAAACTTATGGTGACAATTCTTATGCCATAGGTGAACTTTCTAGTGAAACTTTCACATTTCCTTCTACTAGTGGTGAAAATGTATCAATACCTAACATTGCCTTTGGTTGTGGACATAACAATAAAGGGACTTTCACTAATGTCACTTCTGGCATTATTGGCTTAGGTGGTGGCAAGGCCTCAATTATCAACCAAATAAATCAACAAATCAAAGGAAAATTCTCTTATTGTTTGATCCCGTTCGAATCATCAACAACTAATTCCAGCATAACTAGTCACATCAACTTTGGTGACACTGCTATCGTGTCAGGCCCTGGGGTCGTTTCAACTCCCTTGATAAGACTGAATACCTTTTATGTTCTATCTTTGGAAAGTATTAGCATTGGAAATAAGACTTTGCCATTCAAATCTTCCAAGTTAAGTTCCATCACACCACAAGGTAACATCATCATTGATTCTGGTACAACACTTACGTATGTCCCTGTTCATTTTTACGCGGATATGGAGAAAATATTGGTGGATTCTATTAACGCTACTAGGAAACTCGATCCATCTAAGTCTTATAGTTTATGTTACGCGTCTGAGAATGGCACTATCGATGTTCCTAAGATTGTTGTACATTTTACAAATGCTGATTTAGAGTTGCCACAAACAAACACATTTGTGCAAGTGGATGAAGGTTTGGTTTGTTTTACAATGGTGCCTGATGAAGATGTTTCAATTCTAGGTAATTTGTCACAGATGAATTTCTTAATTGGATTTGATCTTGTGGCTAACAAAGTTTCATTTTTGCCTAGTGATTGCACTAAGCATTAA
- the LOC101249745 gene encoding aspartic proteinase CDR1, whose amino-acid sequence MKMNTKSSTFLSTFVFLTLLVSCRNTISDHRVENGFTLHLIHRDSPLSPLYNSSITQSNRLINAFHRSFSRASFFKKSSFVTPNTIRSDISPIPGEYIMKLSIGTPPVEIVAIADTGSDLTWTQCEPCLNCFEQSSPLFDSKKSSSYKTAGCDTKECTSIGSSSCVKGNVCEYQMSYGDQSYTIGDLAFDIFTFPSTNSSENVAIPNVAFGCGHHNGGTFNNHTSGIIGLGGGDVSIINQLDKEINGKFSYCLISIPLGSPISNVTSHINFGSSASVSGPDVVSTPLIKKEPSTFYYLNLEGVSVGNRTLKFKSSKVSSGGEEGNIIIDSGTTLTLLPNEFYSSLESTLVDSISATRKEDPSGTFRLCYESKNGTIDAPTITTHFTNADLELSPSSTFAQIEEGLVCLTIVPADEIAIFGNLAQGNFLIGYDLVANKISFKPADCTKY is encoded by the coding sequence ATGAAGATGAATACTAAATCTAGCACTTTTTTATctacatttgtttttttaacgCTATTAGTTTCTTGTCGCAATACAATAAGTGATCATCGCGTTGAAAATGGCTTCACTCTTCATCTTATCCATCGTGATTCTCCTCTTTCACCTCTTTATAACTCGTCGATCACTCAATCAAATCGTCTTATAAACGCCTTCCATCGATCATTTTCACGTgcttcttttttcaaaaagagtTCTTTTGTTACTCCCAACACAATTCGATCAGATATTTCACCAATTCCTGGTGAATACATCATGAAATTATCAATTGGAACCCCACCTGTTGAAATTGTAGCGATAGCCGATACGGGTAGTGACTTAACGTGGACGCAATGCGAGCCTTGTTTAAATTGTTTTGAACAATCCTCACCTCTTTTTGATTCGAAGAAAAGCTCTAGTTATAAAACCGCGGGGTGTGACACTAAAGAATGTACATCAATAGGGAGTTCATCTTGTGTTAAAGGAAATGTTTGTGAATATCAAATGAGTTATGGTGATCAATCATACACTATTGGTGACCTAGCTTTTGATATATTCACTTTTCCTTCTACTAATTCTAGTGAAAATGTTGCAATTCCCAATGTTGCATTTGGTTGTGGTCATCATAATGGTGGAACATTTAATAATCATACATCTGGTATTATTGGTTTAGGTGGTGGTGATGTGTCAATTATCAACCAATTAGATAAAGAGATAAATGGGAAATTCTCTTATTGTTTAATATCAATCCCATTAGGTTCACCAATTTCCAATGTTACAAGTCACATCAATTTTGGGAGTAGCGCAAGCGTATCTGGCCCTGACGTCGTTTCAACTCCCTTGATTAAGAAGGAACCATCTACTTTCTACTATCTTAACTTGGAAGGTGTTAGTGTTGGGAATAGGACGTTGAAGTTCAAATCTTCTAAGGTTAGTTCTGGAGGTGAGGAAGGTAACATTATAATTGATTCAGGCACAACGTTGACTCTTCTACCTAACGAGTTCTACTCGTCTTTGGAATCAACATTGGTGGATTCGATTAGTGCTACTAGGAAGGAGGATCCATCAGGGACTTTTCGTCTATGTTACGAGTCTAAGAATGGTACTATCGATGCTCCAACGATTACTACACATTTTACAAATGCGGATTTAGAGTTATCGCCATCAAGCACATTTGCACAAATTGAAGAAGGTTTGGTTTGTCTTACAATCGTACCTGCAGATGAAATTGCTATATTTGGAAACTTAGCACAAGGAAATTTCTTAATTGGATATGATCTTGTGGCTAACAAAATCTCATTTAAGCCAGCAGATTGTACTAAGTACTAA